The genomic region GCCGCACGCGAGCACGGCCTCGTGTTCGCCGTTACGGACGTCCTTGACCGCGTGTCGTAGCGCGAGCGCGCCCGCGGCGGCACACCCTTCGACTCGCTCGGCGGGGACGTGTCGGAGGCCGGCCCACTCGGCCAGCAGCGTCCCCTGCATAATCTGGTGTTCGTAGGTCTCCGACTGGTTGCCGACGTACACCGCCTCGACGATGTCGGCAGGGTCGGGCAGGTCGTCGAAGGCCTCCGCAAGCGCGACCGAGAACAGGTCACGGCCCGGGAGGTCTGTGCGGCCGAGCGGCGAGGCACCGACCGACGCGATGACTGGCTCTGGCATCTGTACCTCCCACATGTCTGCGAGCCTAGTTAGTCATTCCCATTTTCTAGATAGTTGAAATATTGGCCCCGTCGAACTACGCACATAGCATCGCAGGTGCCGTCGGGGTCGCTCGTCCCCGATCTAACTCACCCCTCGAATCGGCGTTCGGACCGTCTTTCGCGTCGCGGTATCTGGTGTCCAAACTGCTTCAGTCGTCGGCCGAGGCACCGCTTGTCTGCAGTTCATGCTCCGAGAGTTCTGCGGATGGAGCGAGGAACTCAGCAGGGTCGAATGCAGTCAGTTCTTCACCCTTTGAGACCTTCTCAGGCCAGTCCGGATTGGCGAGTGCGCTCGTCGCCAACGTTACCAGGTCGGCACCGGCATCGACCTTCTCGCGTGCCGCGTCAGGCGCTCCGAGCCCGCCGTTGTCGATGATGACTGTCTCATCTGCTGCGTAGGTAGCCGCGGCCTCGGCCAGCGTCGGTCCGTCGTCGCCAAACGCCGGCGTGGTCGCATCGGGTTCGGTGACGTGGATGTAGTCGGCACCGGCCGTCGACAGTTCCTCGAAGAACACCGCTGCGGCGTCCTCGCCTTCGGGCCACAGGTGGTCCTCGTCAAGGGCGGTCGACTGCGAGACACGAATGCCAACGACGAAATCGGCGGGTGTCGCCTCGACGACCGCAGCGACAACCTCTTGCGGATAGCGCACCCGGTTCGCAGGCACACCACCGTACTCGTCATCACGCTGATTGAACTCTCCCGAGAGGAACTCGTGAAGCAGATACCCGTTCGCACCGTGGATCTCGACACCGTCGAACCCCGCTTCGATGGCGTTCTGCGCCGAGGTAACGAACCCGTCACGGATGTCGGCTAGCTCGTCGACCGTGGCTGCTTTCGGCGTAGGGAAGTCACCGCTCCCGCCGTAGGCTTCGGCCTTTTGTCCGTCCGGTTGCACCGCCGATGGGGCGATGGTCTGTTCCCCGTCGATATGTGGATTCCCCTGGCTCTGTGCGCCGGCGTGCATCAACTGGGCGAAAATCGGGACACCAGCGTCGTGGACCGCCTCGGTAACCTGTTGCCAGGCCGCTGCCTGTGCGTCGGTCGCCAGACCTGGCTGGTTCAGATACCCCTGGCTGTATGCGTTGTCTGGATAGGTCCCCTCTGTAATAAGAAAAGAGAACCCACCGTCGGCGAACCGCTGATAGTACTGTGCCATCTCCGCCGTCGCACGGCCGTCGTCGGTGGCGCTCACCCGTGTCATCGGCGCGAGGCCAACTCGGTTGTCTAACGACAACTCGTTGAGTGTAGTTCCGTCGAACAGTGTCACACCACCCGGTAAGCGGATAAGACAATTAACGGCTGGTTCAGCATACGCCGAATCAGTCGCCTGTGAGTAAAAAGATAATACATTTGCCATTTCGAAGCACGCTTCGAACGTGTTCACTCCGGCGTGACTGGGGAGCCTCCAAACGCACGGAGACTCGGGAGCCAGCCGCTCACTTGCTACGTCTATCGTTCGGTTATGACGCCCATATACGCGTACTGTCTGCTATAGAGAGCAATTATAATCATTCATTTTTCATGCCTTGCTGGCAAAGGGTATGGTTCAAAGTGGTGGCGGGTACGACCATGTATCGCGGCGGTCGGTTCTGAAAACATCGGGGGCTGCACTCACGGTGGGGACCGTGGGGCTAGCCGGATGTAGCAGTAGCAGCGGTGCCAGTGTCCGGCCGGTCGACGAAGACAGCCTCACCATCTGGCATGCCATGGGTGGTACCAACGGTGAGACGCTGCAGGGGCTGGTCGACCAGTTCCAGTCCGAGACGGACATCGACGCGAACCTGGTCTTTCAGGACTCCTACGAGGGGGTACTGACGAACACACTGAGCGCACTTGACTCCGGCGAGGTCCCCGATGTCTTCCAGATCGACAGTCTGTTCGCACAGCAGGTCCTCGACACGGACGCGGTCGAGCCCGTCGAGAACTTGCTCTCCGACGACTACCCGGTCGATGACTTCCTGTCGAACGTGACCTCGTTTTTCACCATCGATGGGACGCTTACGTCGATGCCGTTCAACAACTCCAACGCCATCCTCTATTACAACCGGTCGGCGTTCGAGGAAGCCGGACTCGACCCGGACAGTCCGCCGACCACGCTTGAGGAAGTCCGAAGTTACTCGCAGACGCTCGTCGACGAAGGCGTCACCGACGCCGGCCTCACATGGCCGAACCATGTCTGGTTCGTCGAGCACTTTTATTCCGTCGACGGCCAGACGCTACTCGACGCCGAGAACGGCCACGCCGGTCAGCCGACGACGATGCAAACGGACAACGCCACGGCCCGGTCACTGTACGAATGGTGGCACGAGATGGCAGACAACGGCCTGTTCAGCAACCCCGGGATAGAGGCTTGGGGGGAAGCAACGTCCACGTTCCTCACCGGACAAGCCGCCATGTTGATGACCTCGACGGCATCGGTCACTGGTATCCGCTCCGGCGCGGAGGAGAACGGGTTCGAGGTCGACAACGCGTTCTATCCGACGATTGACGGCGACCGGACCGGGCCAGTTATCGGCGGGGCTTCGTGGTTCGTCCCCTCCGGACTGCCACAGGACCGCCAGGACGACATCGGCAGCTTCCTCGAATTCATGGGTCGACCGGAGTCACAGATCACCTGGCACAAGGGGACTGGTTACTACCCGATCCGACAGACCGCTGTCGAGCAACTCGAAAACGACGGCTGGTTTGCGGAGAACCCGATGTACCGAACCGCGTTTGACCAGTTGACACAGGCCGAGAACACGCCGGCGACAAAACGGATGCTCATCGGCCCGGCTCGGCAGGTCCAGACAACAATTCAGGATATGTCGGTCGAGCTGTTCAGCGGCGAGGTCGGCGTCGACGAGGGGCTCTCCGAGCTGAAATCGGCCGTCGAAGACGAACTAGACCGATACTACAGCTAATGTCCACCCACGAAGTATTCACAGACCGCCTGCAGGCCGGTGTGTTGCTGTTACCGACGATGGTCGTGTCGCTGTTGTTCCTCTATTACCCGACGGTCCGTGCGATAGGGCTGAGCTTTTACCAGGCCTCACTCGCCCGGGGTGACGTGTTCGTCGGACTGGAGAACTACAGGCGGTTAGCCGGCTCCACAGAGTACCTCCGGAGCGTCCTGCTATCGGTCCTGTTCGCTACGTGCGTCGTCGTCGGCGTGATGGCCGTTGCCCTGTGTGTCTCCTTTCTCATCCACGAGATCGAAGTCGGGAAGGGGCTGTATCTGGTGGCGGTTATCTGGCCGTACGCGCTGCCGCCGGCAGTCGCCGGGTTGGTGTTCCTGTTCATCGCACACCCGAACATCGGTATCTTCACGAGCTACATCGAGGCTCTCGGCATCGATGTCAACTGGTTCAGCAACGGTCCACAGGCGTTCGTCGTCGTGTTGGTCGCAGCGGTGTGGAAGCAGATCGGATACAACGTTATCTTCATGACAGCCGCGCTCGGCAACGTCCCCGAGTCGCTGACTGAGACCGCTGAACTCGACGGCGTCTCCCGAACGCAGCGACTGCTTCGCGTGTACGTCCCGATCATCTCGCCGACACTCGTGTTCCTGGTCATCATGAACACGATTTACGGCTTCTTCGGCACGTTCGCCATGGTCGATCTCATGACCAAGGGCGGTCCCGCCGGTGCGACGAACATTCTCATCTACGACCTCTATCGGACCGCCTTCCAGTTCTACGAGTTCGGATTCGCCTCGGCGAAGTCCGTTGTACTGTTCGTCGCTGTCGGGCTGTTGATGTACGGCCAGTTCCGGCTGAGCGACAGGTACGCCTACTACGGAGGCTAACATGCTCGGGTCACTCCTCACCGCGTTGACTGCTGCCGCTGAGCGCTCCCGAGCTGCGGGACGAACCACCAGCGACCGCATCCGGCGATTTGAGACGGAGCAGCTCACGCTGCACGTACTCACAGCGACCGTCGTGTTCCTGATCGTACTGCCAGTGTTGATCGCGGCGCTTGTCTCAACGAAGCGGGCCGGGATCGTCACCTCGATCGCCGATCTGGCACCTGGCGGCCACGCGCTGTCGAACTACCGTCGTGCCCTCATTGGCCTCGAATTCTGGCGGTACATGCTGAACTCATTTGTGATGTCTGTCGCCGTCGTCGTCGGAAAGCTGATCGTGTCGCTGCTGGCCGCGCTGGTGATCGTCTACTACAGGTTCCCGTACAAGAACGCCGTGTTCCTGTTTATTCTCTTTACGCTCTTGCTCCCGGTCCCGGTCAGGTTTGTGCCACTGTATCGCTTGACGACGGAGCTTGGCATGGGTAACACGATCTTCGCTATCACGGTCCCATACTTGGCCAGCGCGACGACCGTCTTTATACTGCGCCAGCATTTCCTGTCGATTCCGGCCTCGCTCGTCGAGACGGCAAAGGTCGACGGTGTCGGGCCGCTGCGGTTTCTGTGGTCGGTCCTGGTCCCGATGTCCCGTGCCGTCCTCGTGGGCGTCTCGGTGATCATGTTCGTCTACACATGGAACCAGTATCTCTGGCCGCTGGTGATCATCAACGCCGAGAGCCTGCAGGTCGCACAGGTCGGGCTGAGCCTGCTTCGCGGACAGGCCAGCACCGGCGAAGTGGCCTGGTCGATGGTGATGACCGGGTCGATACTGACCCTGTTGCCGCCGCTGGCACTGCTAGTGCTGTTCCGACGACAGCTGCTGGAGACGTTTACGATCCAACAAAAGTGAGAGGATACCAATGACTGACGTAACCTTACAGAACGTACGGAAGGAATTCGATGGTGTCGTCGCCGTCAAAAACATCGACCTCCAGATACCGGACGGGGCGTTCGTGACTGTCGTCGGGCCCAGTGGGTGTGGCAAAAGCACCACGCTTCGGCTGATCGCCGGGCTAGAGCGGGCCACTGACGGCACGATCCAGATGGGCAACCAGGACGTCACCGGCGTCGAACCGAAAGACCGGGACGTCGCGATGGTGTTCCAGAACTACGCGCTGTACCCGCACATGACCGCGCGCCGGAACATCACGTTCGGCATGAAGTCGGCCGGCGACTTCAGTGACGAGGAAATCGACCGCCAAGTGAGAGAAGCCACAGCGGTGCTCGACATCGACGACCTGCTCGACCGAAAGCCAGGCGAGCTATCGGGTGGCGAACGACAGCGAGTCGCACTTGGCCGCGCACTAGTCCGTGACCCGGAGGTGTTCCTCATGGACGAGCCGCTGTCGAACCTCGATGCCAAACTCCGGATCAAGATGCGGGCTGAACTGGCGAAACTCCACGGCGAATTCGAGACCACGACAATCTACGTGACCCACGACCAGACAGAGGCGCTGACGCTCGGTGACCGGGTGGTAGTGATGAACGACGGCCGCATCCAGCAAGTCGACAGCCCACAGCACCTGTACGACTTCCCCGAGACTCGGTTCGTCGCGGAGTTCATCGGCGACCCTGCGATGAACATGCTCGCCGTGGATATCTCCCGTGATGGGACTGAATACGAGGCCGTCGGACCGACGTTTCGCATCCCGTTACCCGACGGCGACGGCTTGGAAACAGCCGCCGGAGGACAGGCGTTGCTAGGCGTTCGGCCGGAGAGCCTTTCGGTAGCTGATTCGACCGACCGAAGCTCGTTCGCCGCTGAAGTAACCGTCACCGAACCGCTCGGCGATAGCCTCCTGCTGGAGTGTCGGACCGGCGATCAGGAGTTCAAACTACACGCCGAACCCCGAACGGCCGTCGAGCCGGGCGACCGAGTTGCGTTGACAGTTGAGACCGAGCGGCTCCACCTGTTCGACCCACAGACGGGCGAGGCCATCTATCACGCAGCGGCGGCGCAACCACCCGAAGAAACTAGCCCCATCGATAGCACTCTTTAGGTTTTCCGACCGATTCTCGATCCTCCGATAGAAGGGACGGGCACCGACATTTTCGGTTCGATCCGGTGCTGTGGTCTTCTCGAACGCGACGACCGGCGCGACCACAGGAATAGTGGCAGAGCGCTGTCTCAGAGCCGCTGCTAGCGAGAGCGCTGTGCAAGCCCAGTTCCGTCCGATTCGCTTGCTACATGTAGTCTCAATACAACAATGCTGGGGATTCAACCGGCATTTATGCTATATATTGATATATACATCCACTCTACAGCCGTTTCTACTGCTGTATAACCCAAATAAACTCAAGAAAACGCAATAGTATATACTGATATGTGCAATCAATAGTTATATATAGATTGTGTAGGTAATAGGCCACGGAATGGTTCGAATACCAGACATATGCCGTCGAACCGTGCTAAAGAGTACGTCTGCTGCCGCACTGGGCTCCATTGTAGGCACTGCGGCTGGCAGGGAAAACGATCACAGCAGTACCGAACCGCCCATCGCTTCTCCACCGATCCTCGCTGCACACCGTGGCTACCGCGGTCTGTATCCGCAAAACACCATCGCCGCAGTTCAGCAGGCGGCGTACGGCGGTCCCAGCAGTCACGAGTACAATACCGATATGATGGAATGTGATCTCGTGCCTGCAGGCGGGAAGCCCTGGAAGGGTGAGGACTTCGAAATCGTCGTTTTCCACGACGATAAGCTAGACGACCTGACAGACGAATCAGGGTACGTCTGGGAGAACGACGTGCAGACGGTTCTGAACGCTGAAATCCGTGACAGCGGACAGACAATCCCTCGACTAGACGAGTTCGTCGAAGCGACTCCGGACAGTATCCCACTCGACATCGAGTGGAAGGCCGCTGGTGTCTCTCCCGACGACGACGCGTCGGAATCCGATGTCGAGACCTGGGATCCGTTCACGGAACAGGCACTCGAAGTCCTCTCGCATCACGAAAACGACGTTATCATCCAGTCGTTCCAGAAGGCTGCGCTGGAGTCCGTCCGAAACGCGGACGCCAGTATTCCGATCGCGTACCTGTTCTGGGATTCAATCGAGGACGGTCTTTCTATCGTCCGTGACCTGGACGCGGAGTACATCCAGCCGCCGTACAATATGATCATGAACACGCCCTTCTTCAACGAGGACTACTACCTCGAAGACCCGGATTTCGCCGAGATCGATCTGGTCGAGACCGCACACGAGGAAGGTCGGAAGGTAATCCCGTACACGATAACGACCTGGCATCAGGCGGAGAAACTGGTCGAGGCCGGTGTCGACGGAATCATCGCTGACTACCCCGGAGTGCTCGACTGAGCTCTGGGTATCGAGACCCCTGGAAACAGTTACTCCCCTGTTTCCGGACCTACTGTCCGTTTTCTACGATAGCTGCCAGTTCTGAAAGGTCGGTCACGACGTGGTCCGCGCTCACGTCACTCTCCTCTAAGTCCGCCGTACTGGTAACGCCAGTTAGCGGCAGTACCGTCTCCATCCCGGCCTGGTTCCCCATTCTGATGTCTGTCCCGAGGCGATCACCGATCATGAGACAGCGCTCCGGCTCGCCACCGAGCCGTTCCAGCGCCATCTGAAGGATTACGTTGGACGGCTTGCCGATCAACTGATCCAATTCCTGCCCGGTAACTCCTTCTATTGCCCCGATCATCCCTGCTGCATCGGGTATCTCACCACCATCTACCGGACACGTTCGATCCGGGTTGGTCGCAACGAAAAGCGCGTCGTTCTCGGTAAGTGCGATTAGCGCATCTTGTATCGCCTGGTAATCGAAACCAAAATCAAGTGATGCGATCACAGTGCCCGCTCGTTCGGGGTCGGACGTCGTTTTCAATCCGGCGGCACGCAACTCTGCGACCAGAGCGTCTTCGCCGATGACGTAGATTTCGCGCTCCGGGTGCTGCGCGGATAGATAGTCCGCTGATGCAGTGGCGGACGTGATTATGTCCTCACTGCTGCAATCGATGCCCAGCGCGTTCAGTTTCTCGCAATACTTCTCCCGCCGGTCGATCGGCTTGTTCGTGACGAACAGCGTCGAAAGCCCCGCCTTACGTACTGTCCGTACCCCTTCTGCAGCGTTTTCGACTAACGAATCCCCGCGATATATCGTCCCGTCGAGGTCGATGATGGCACTGGTGTACGTCATCTAGAGTTCCTCCATCTCGAACGGTGACGCTTCGGCAGAAGCCGCTGCCGACGTGATCACAGGCGCTTCCTCTGCCGCAGGGGCCGCGGCGACCCTCGAAACACGCTGATAGCTCTGACTGTTCATATCAATTGGATACTGATAACCACGCCACCGATCCCGATGAGCGACAGGTAGAGTGACTTTCGCACCACCGGCGCTAGCAGTGAGCGGTTGATACTTGTTGCAAACCCGATTTTCACGAGTATACTGGAGAGCGTCCCGGCCAGCACGCCTTGCGCCGCTACTGCCGGCGATATCTGACCGGTCGACGTCAGCGTCACTGCGGTCGTTGTCGTCGTGCCGCTCGATACGATGCCGCTGAGGAAGCTCGTAATCAGGAACCCGGCTGTTCCGAAGATGCGCTGTGCTCCGGCGGTCAGAATCAAGACAGCGAGGAAGAGCAAGCCGAATTTCAGCGCATTTGCACTGCTAAACGGCGAGTCGAAATCCAGTTCCAAATCTCCCTCCCAGTCGCTATCGTAATATGCGAGTCCGACGCCACTAATCGCGATCAGGCCGAGCGGGAGTCCAACACTGACAGCCGACTCGGGGACGAATGCAACGATGATCGCTAAATTACGGACCGCCATCGCCGCATCAGCGATCAGTATCGTTCCGACTGCGAGCTCTGTGATCCCCGCATTGTTCTTTGCCCTGCCCGCGATTTCGCCGATCACGGCAGTGGAGTTCACCAGCCCGCCGAAGAAGCCAGTTACAGCGATCCCCTTGCTGCCGTATCGCTGCATCACGATATAGTTGACAAACCCGATCCCACTGACTGCGATCACGAGCATCCAGACCAGTTTCGGATCGATCGCATCCCATGGCCCATACGTCCCGCCGGGCAGGAGCGGATACACGACAAACGAGATGATCGCAAACTCACCTGCGCTGCGTACTTCTTCTCGCGATAGCTGGTTCGCAAACTCGTGTAGCTCCCGCCGAAGGACTAGCAGGAACGACGACGTTATGCCAATAATGACGCCGATCAGAACGTGATTGGCTCCGACCAGTATCCCGACCGCGTACGCGACAAGTAACGAGGTCGAGGTTGTCAGAGACAGGCCGAACTCCAACTCACTATCGTCGCTGGTCCACTGTGCGACTATTCCCCGGATCCCGAGCAACCCCCCTTGCACGAGTACCAATGCCCCTCCCAAGGCAAGTAGTATCCTCTCGTCGAGTGACATTGCGGCAGCGCCGACCAGACTCGTCAGCGTAAACGTTCGGATTCCCGCAGACTTGTTGGCCCACTCTCGTTCGAGCCCGAGCAGCATACCCAGTGCACCTGCAATAAATAGGTGGAGTATCTCAGTATCGACAGTTATCCCCTCTATACCTCCGAAAACAGCCGTATTCGCGATTGCACTCATTACAGTCATCTTATCTTACAAACGGTGGTTCCGTCATTTTTATATAGTCTATATACTACTATATTCTATATGGAGACAAATATACTGATGGGTAATAGGTGTTGGCCTTGAGGCTCGCTTGAATATTGCCGTGGCTCCTGCGGAACTCGAAGATCGCCCTCGATTACTGCTTAGTGTCTAGTATCTTTTATATATCTACTTCTAATACTTATTCTAGATTCTATATGAAGAGCATCTAAAACTCGGTACAAAGGGTTTGTTGTTTTGTCAGATATAAACATAAATACTTTTTAACCCAGGTTTCGCACATGTCTGCGTCGACAATGAAACAGAACCCAGTTGACCGACGATCTGTGTTGAAAATTGGCGCTACTGCGCTTGCAGCGGGCGTTGCAGGCTGTTCTCAGGAGAGTAGCCAGAACACCGAAGCGTCTGGTGGTGACAGCACTGATAGCAGTGACGGTTCCAGTAGTGGCGACGGTAGTTCCGGACAGAGTACCAACTATCCCGAGTTCGATCCGGCTAACCCGGAGTTCCCGCAGCTGATGCAGACGCTCATCGAGGCAGGGTTCGAGACGGGGTCCCTGCAGGACCTGAAGAACATGAAGGAGCGCGAGAAGCCCCGCTACGGTAACCCCGTCCAGAGTACTCCCGATAATCAAGACGACCTGATTGACCCGGACCGCATCGCGTTTGCGATGACACCGACGGAGGACCCGGCAGTCTACCGGGATACGATGCAACCGCTGATGGACAACATCGCCGAAGAGACGGGGAAATCGGTTAAGTACTTCCCCCTCAACTCGTACGCGTCCCAGATTGAGGCGATGCGATCCGAGCGTCTCCACGTCGCCGGGTTCTCCACTGGGCCAACGCCGTTCGCTGTGAATCTGGCCGGCGCTGTCCCGTTCTCGCTCCAGATTTCGAAGGAGGGTGACTTCGGTTATCGGCTGTGGCTCGCCACACAGGCGGATAACGACGACATCTCGTCGCTTGAGGATATCAAAGGCAAGCGTGTCGCACACGCCGAACCGTCGTCTAACTCCGGGAACCTCGCTCCGCGTGCGCTGTTCTCGAACCAGGGCGTTACTCCGGGAGACGACTACGAAGTGAGCTACTCCGGCGGGCACGAACAGAGTATCCTCGGAGTGGCAAACGATGACTACGACGCTGCCCCCGTTTGTAGCACCTGTGTCACGCGTGTTGCGGAGGCGGACAACATTGACCCGACGAATCTCAAAGTCGTGTGGGCCAGCAACCCGTTCCCCACAACGAGCTTCTGTTACCGCTACAACCTGAAACCAGAAATTCAGGAAGGTATCAGGGCGGCATTCCTCGATTACGACTACTCGGACACCAAGATCGCGGAGGTCTTCGGTGGTCGCGGAAAATGGACGGAGATTGATTACGCCACTGTCTACGATATCATCCTCCAGATTCAGGAGAACAACGACATCAAGTACAACACCGAGAACATCGAAGGCTAAGAAGAGAACCGAATAATGCTCACTGTAGATAATCTGGAAAAAACGTACGACTCCGGTGATAAAGCACTCAAAGGTGTCTCATTCGAAGTCAGTGGTAACGAGATCGTTGCGATCATCGGGCCAAGCGGGGCCGGAAAAAGCACGCTCGTTCGTAGTATCAACAGGCTGACCGAGCCAACTGGCGGGCGTGTCTCGCTCGATGATACAGAGGTGACCGGCCTGGACAAATCAGCCCTTCGCGATGTCCGTCGCGATATGGGCATGATATTTCAGGAGTTTAATCTCGTCGAGCGCCTCACGGTGATGGAGAACATACTCTCCGGCCGCCTTGGCTATCTCAGTACGTGGAACGCGTTCCGTCGGAACTTCCCACCAGAGGATATCAAGCGCGCACGGGAAATCCTCAGTCGGGTGAACCTAGAGGGCGTCGAGAACAACCGTGCAGATGAACTCTCCGGTGGCCAGCGACAGCGCGTCGGTATCGCCCGTGCCGTCATTCAGCGGCCGAAAATTCTGCTCGCTGACGAACCGACGAGTGCGCTGGACCCCGATACCTCCCGGGAGGTTATGAGCCTCTTGACGGACATCGCTCACGAAGACGATATCCCGATCATCATCAACATCCACGAAGTCGATCTGGCGGTCGACTACGCGGACCGGATCATCGGACTCAGTGACGGTGAGATCGTCTTTAACGGCCCACCTGACGATCTGGATCAGGCAGCCAGAGACGAAATCTACCGCGGTGGTGAATCCATTGCGGACCGCGAAGAGCCGAGTGCTGGTAGCAGCACCGGATCTGACGACGTCATTGCTGAACGAGGTGACTAATCAATATGGCTGCTGAATCTGGATCGGCCGTTGAAGGATCTTGGGAGCGGCCCACAGTCTTCTACAACAAGAAAGTCAAGTATCTCATCTACGGGCTTATCTTGTTGTTCTTCGCGTATAGCTTCTGGAACCTTCGGATTTCTCCCAGCCGGTTCGTGCGAGGGATCGGAGCTGGTGTCGAACTCGTCACGAGTATGCTCCCACCAGCGTACACTCCGTCGCAGCGGGAACTCCTCATACAGGGGATCGTCGAGAGTATCGTGATGACGATTGTCGCCACGACAATGGGTATTATCGTCAGCGTGCCGATCGCTGTCATGGCTTCCAATAACCTCTCGCCGAAGCCAGTCTACTACGTCGGTCGCAGCATCGTTGCAGTCACGCGCTCACTCCACGAGCTCATCGTTGCGATCATTATGGTCAAAGCGGTCGGATTCGGTCCGCTCGCTGGTGTCCTTGCCCTCGCGTTCAAAACGATCGGATTCTTCGCGAAACTTCTCGCAGAGGAGATCGAAGACATCGATCGTGGGCAGATGGAGGCGATCACTGCTGCCGGCGGGACACCCGTTCAGACGTATCTCTACGGCGTTCTCCCGCAGGTAATGCCCCGGATCGTCGGCCTGTCGATTTACCGCCTGGACATCAACCTCCGACACAGCACTGTCGTCGGAATCGTCGGAGCGGGCGGTATCGGTATCACGCTGCTGAACTCCTTCGATAAGTACGATTACCAGTTTAGCATGGCAATTATCGCTGTCATCGTCGCCATCGTCATGGTTGGTGAAGGTGTCAGCGCTCTCGCTCGGAGGCGGATCCAATAATGTCAAACAGCACTGACTCATGGAGCCGGTTCGATCGCCGTGAGCGCTTACTCCGGTTCTTCGGGCTGCTAGCTGGACTCGTCATCCTCGTCGCAGCCTGGCGCGCCATGGAAGTGAATTACGGCTACGCCGTGACTGCCCCGCGTGAGCTGGCCGACCTCTTCGGCCGGATGTATCCCCCCAATGTGGGGTACTCCCGGAATATTGTCGGGCCGCTGCTCGAGACGATCAATATCTCGATTCTGGGAACGGCACTGGCCATCGTGATGGCGATCCCGGTTGCGTTCCTCGGAGCCAGCAACACGTCGCCCAACAAGCCGGCGTACCTGCTGGGGAAGTTCATCATCTCGTTTACCCGTTCGGTCAACGTCATCATCTGGGCACTGATCTTCGTGGTTATCTTCGGCCCTGGGGCCCTCGCTGGCGTGCTGGCGATCTCGATCAGATCGATCGGGTTCACTGCAAAGCTAATCGCGGAAGCCATCGAGGAGATCGACCGCGGGTCTGTCGAAGCGATCACTGCAGCCGGAGCATCGCCGATTGATGTGCTCATCTACAGTATCGTTCCACAGATCAAGCCGGCGTTCATCAGTGTCGCGACGCTTCGATGGGATATCAACGTCAGAGCGTCGACGATCATCGGGTTCGTCGGCGCAGGCGGGATCGGCGTCCCGCTCCAGACTGAGATCAATTACTTCAACTGGGAAGCAGTCCTGACGATCCTCATCTCGATTCTGGGCCTTGTGCTCATCAGTGAAGCCATCTCGGCCTATC from Haloarcula hispanica ATCC 33960 harbors:
- a CDS encoding HAD-IIA family hydrolase; this encodes MTYTSAIIDLDGTIYRGDSLVENAAEGVRTVRKAGLSTLFVTNKPIDRREKYCEKLNALGIDCSSEDIITSATASADYLSAQHPEREIYVIGEDALVAELRAAGLKTTSDPERAGTVIASLDFGFDYQAIQDALIALTENDALFVATNPDRTCPVDGGEIPDAAGMIGAIEGVTGQELDQLIGKPSNVILQMALERLGGEPERCLMIGDRLGTDIRMGNQAGMETVLPLTGVTSTADLEESDVSADHVVTDLSELAAIVENGQ
- the phnE gene encoding phosphonate ABC transporter, permease protein PhnE, which codes for MAAESGSAVEGSWERPTVFYNKKVKYLIYGLILLFFAYSFWNLRISPSRFVRGIGAGVELVTSMLPPAYTPSQRELLIQGIVESIVMTIVATTMGIIVSVPIAVMASNNLSPKPVYYVGRSIVAVTRSLHELIVAIIMVKAVGFGPLAGVLALAFKTIGFFAKLLAEEIEDIDRGQMEAITAAGGTPVQTYLYGVLPQVMPRIVGLSIYRLDINLRHSTVVGIVGAGGIGITLLNSFDKYDYQFSMAIIAVIVAIVMVGEGVSALARRRIQ
- the phnC gene encoding phosphonate ABC transporter ATP-binding protein, giving the protein MLTVDNLEKTYDSGDKALKGVSFEVSGNEIVAIIGPSGAGKSTLVRSINRLTEPTGGRVSLDDTEVTGLDKSALRDVRRDMGMIFQEFNLVERLTVMENILSGRLGYLSTWNAFRRNFPPEDIKRAREILSRVNLEGVENNRADELSGGQRQRVGIARAVIQRPKILLADEPTSALDPDTSREVMSLLTDIAHEDDIPIIINIHEVDLAVDYADRIIGLSDGEIVFNGPPDDLDQAARDEIYRGGESIADREEPSAGSSTGSDDVIAERGD
- the phnD gene encoding phosphate/phosphite/phosphonate ABC transporter substrate-binding protein produces the protein MSASTMKQNPVDRRSVLKIGATALAAGVAGCSQESSQNTEASGGDSTDSSDGSSSGDGSSGQSTNYPEFDPANPEFPQLMQTLIEAGFETGSLQDLKNMKEREKPRYGNPVQSTPDNQDDLIDPDRIAFAMTPTEDPAVYRDTMQPLMDNIAEETGKSVKYFPLNSYASQIEAMRSERLHVAGFSTGPTPFAVNLAGAVPFSLQISKEGDFGYRLWLATQADNDDISSLEDIKGKRVAHAEPSSNSGNLAPRALFSNQGVTPGDDYEVSYSGGHEQSILGVANDDYDAAPVCSTCVTRVAEADNIDPTNLKVVWASNPFPTTSFCYRYNLKPEIQEGIRAAFLDYDYSDTKIAEVFGGRGKWTEIDYATVYDIILQIQENNDIKYNTENIEG
- a CDS encoding MgtC/SapB family protein, whose protein sequence is MTVMSAIANTAVFGGIEGITVDTEILHLFIAGALGMLLGLEREWANKSAGIRTFTLTSLVGAAAMSLDERILLALGGALVLVQGGLLGIRGIVAQWTSDDSELEFGLSLTTSTSLLVAYAVGILVGANHVLIGVIIGITSSFLLVLRRELHEFANQLSREEVRSAGEFAIISFVVYPLLPGGTYGPWDAIDPKLVWMLVIAVSGIGFVNYIVMQRYGSKGIAVTGFFGGLVNSTAVIGEIAGRAKNNAGITELAVGTILIADAAMAVRNLAIIVAFVPESAVSVGLPLGLIAISGVGLAYYDSDWEGDLELDFDSPFSSANALKFGLLFLAVLILTAGAQRIFGTAGFLITSFLSGIVSSGTTTTTAVTLTSTGQISPAVAAQGVLAGTLSSILVKIGFATSINRSLLAPVVRKSLYLSLIGIGGVVISIQLI
- the phnE gene encoding phosphonate ABC transporter, permease protein PhnE, which produces MSNSTDSWSRFDRRERLLRFFGLLAGLVILVAAWRAMEVNYGYAVTAPRELADLFGRMYPPNVGYSRNIVGPLLETINISILGTALAIVMAIPVAFLGASNTSPNKPAYLLGKFIISFTRSVNVIIWALIFVVIFGPGALAGVLAISIRSIGFTAKLIAEAIEEIDRGSVEAITAAGASPIDVLIYSIVPQIKPAFISVATLRWDINVRASTIIGFVGAGGIGVPLQTEINYFNWEAVLTILISILGLVLISEAISAYLRKKVM